CGAGCGCCGACACCAGACGTGCGGCGTGTCGGTACGCCTGGCCGTCGAGCCGGACCTCGGTGACGCGGGACCCGGTGGCGTAGGGATCGGGCAGCGGCCCCTCCAGCCGCCCGCCCGAGGCGGTGACGAGCACCAGCGAATCCGGCCCGGACTCCCGTCGCACCACCCAGGGCAGCGGTTCGAAGGCCAGCGCCCGCCAGAGCCGGGTCAGTACGGCCGCCCGCGCGCCTTCCAGCTCGGCGGCGTACGCGGCCACGAGATCGGGCCGTACGTCGGCCAGCTCGGCGGCGACGGTCTCCTCGGCCGGGGGGACGGGGACGTGCGTGCTGCGGTCCAGGGTCCTGGTCCTCTCATGATGGGGTTCACCTGATGATCGGTGATGATCACCGAATGGATCGAATGGAACCAGTGGACCTCAACGCCGCAGCCGACGCCCTCGCAGCCGCTCCGCTGCTGAACTGCCTGCTGCGGGAGGCCGCCGATCCCACAGGTGAGGCGGGTCTCCACCGGCTGCGCGGCAGCGGGCGACTGCTGCGGGTGGCGGGCGGACGCCGGCCCGAGCGGCCGGAACTGCTCCTCGGGAACGGCCGGCATCCGCTCGGCCTCGCGGAACTGGTCAAGCTCGCCTCGGACGAGCTGCGCCTGTACACGGGCGTCTCCAACGACGAACTGCCGACGGAGATCGCCGACAGCCGGGACGCCGTCGCCGCGCTGCTGGCCGCCCGGGCCGTGGCCCCGGCCCCGCAGGACCCCTACCTCCGGTCCGAACAGGCGCTGGTGATGGGCCATCCGCACCACCCGGCCCCCAAGTCGCGGGGAGGCGCGCCCGCCGCGAGCTGGCTGCCGTACGCACCCGAGGCCCACGCCCGGTTCCCGCTGGTCCTGCTCGGCCTGCGGGAGGACCAGGTGGTCGAGGAGGGCCCGCCGGCCGCCTCCGAGGCGATCGACTCGCTCGCCGACCTCCTCGACGGCCCGCGCCCGCCCGCCGGGTACCGGCTGCTGCCGGCGCACCCCTGGCAGCTGGACCTGGTCGGCGGCCTCCCCGCGGTGCGCGAGGCCTTCGCCGACGGGCGGCTGCTGCGCCTCGGACCGACCCGGCGCCCGGTCTGGCCGACCGCCTCGATCCGGACCCTGTACGCGCCCGATCCGAGCGCCGACGTGTTCGTCAAGTTCAGCCTCGACGTCCGCATCACCAACGACGTCCGCCGACTGTGGAGGCACGACCTGCTGAGGCTGAGGCGCACGGACTCCGCCGTCGAGGCCGGCTTCGCCGAACTGCGGCGCGAGGGCTCGCAGGCCGTCTGGCTGGCCGACCGGGGTTACCGCACCGCCGGGTTCGCCTTCGAGGAACTGGCCGTCCTGGTCCGCGACGGACTGCGCGGACAGGGGCTGCCGGGGACCGATCCGCTGCTGGCCGCCGCGCTCGCGGAGGGCTTCCGGGGCAGCCCGTTGGCCGCCACGCCGGACCCGGCCGGGTGGTGGCGGGCGTATCTGCGCCATGTCGTGCCCCCCGTGCTGGAGTTGTTCGCCCGGCGGGGGATCGTCCTGGAGGCACACCTCCAGAACTGCCTGGTCGCGGTCGACGGCCGGGGCATGCCGGTGCAGGCCCTCTTCCGCGACGCGGAGGGCGTGAAACTCCCGGGGGACCTGTCGCCGGAGGCCGGCCGGCAGCGGCTTCTGTACTGCCTGGTGGTCAACCACCTGGCCGAGGTCGGCGGGGCGCTGGCCGAGGCGCATCCGGCCGTCGTCGGCCAGGTGTGGCCCGCCGTCCGGGAGGAGTTCCTGCGCTGCCAGGCCGCGACCGGGCTCGCGGAGATCGGCGAACTGTTGACCGCCCCGTCGCTGCCGGCCAAGACGAACCTGCTGTTGAGGTGGACCCGGGCGGACGGCGCGGACGCGCGCTACCTGCCGCTGCCGAACCCGCTGAGGGGGTAGCGGACCGGGCGCGGCATTCCGGCCAAGGTGGTGCCGGGCGACCCTTCCTCCGGTGTTGAAAGGTATAGACCAATGCTACGTTGGTCGGGCAGACCGCGCAGTCCTTGACCACCCGTCAGAGGAGTAGCCATGCCCTCCCCTTCGCGGGGCGGCGCCCCGGCCGCCATGCCCAAGTACCAGCGAATCGCCGCAGCGCTGCGGCAGGAGCTCGATCACACCGCGCAGACCCCCGGCGCGAGACTGCCCTCCGAACGCAGCCTCGCCGCCCGCTACCAGGTCAACCGGCAGACCATTCGAGCCGCGCTCCAACACCTGCGTGCGGACGGGCTGATCGTCACCGGCCGGCGCGGCACCCGGCCCGTCGCGGCGCCCGCGCCCGTCCCGGCCGCGGCGCCGGCCATCGGCACCGTGCCCGCCCGGTGTTGGGTCGCGTTCGTCAGCCTGGCTCCGACCCACGCCGCGCTGCTCGGCATGAGGGGCGGTGAGCGCACCCTCGTGCACCACCGCCGCGAACGGCACTCGGCGGGCGAGACCCTCCAGCACGCGGTCACCTACCTCAGCCCCGCCGTGGTGGCCGCCACCCCCGAACTGTCCGCGCTGTGTCGCCACACCGCCGTCCGGGACGAGGACCTCGGGCCGCTGCACCGTTGGCTCGACCACGCGACGGCGACCGGACGGGTCGCCGAGACCATCACCATGACCCGCACCAGCCACCCGTCGACCTCCTCCACCGCCTGCGGGCTGAGCGTCCGCCGCACCCTCCACGACGGCTCCGGTCGACTGCTCGCCGTCACCGACCTGGCCTTCCCGACCTGGGACCGGCTGACCTTCCACCGGGACCGGGCGGCGGGCGGGTACCGCGTCAGCTGACGGCGGCGCCGACGCGGGGCCGGGCCTGTGACACATCCCACCTCGGCGGGTGGACCGACGCCCGGAGCGGGCCGTCGTCATTCGGGGCGCGAGTGCTCCGAGGGCAGCCGTTCCGGTGTCGTCCGGCCGGTCGGCGGGGCGGCGCCGTCCTCGGTCGCGCGAGCCGTCTCGTGCCCGGTCGCGCGCCGGTCCGGCGCGGCGGGGGCGCCGGTGAGGAGTGCGAGGAGCCCGGCCACCTGCACGCCCGCCTCCGCGGGGTGCCGGAAAACGGCGCCCACGGAGATCTCGTACCGATTGCGACGTCCGTCACGCACGCGCTGGAGGTATCCGTCGGCTTCCAGGTCGGTGACGATCGTCTGCACGGTGCGCTCGGTGAGTCCGCAGGTGGCGGCCACGTCGCGCAGGCGTACGGCAGGGTCTCGCGCGATCGTCACGAGCACGCGTGCGTGGTTCGTGAGGAAAGTCCAATTGTGTCGCTGAGACGCGGTCCCCATATGCTCATGATGCGTTACTTGATTCAGGTGATGCAATACGTGAAAGCGATTTCCTGTAATTCTTGACGTATGAGCCGAAGAGGTCCAGCATCTACGGCAGTCAAGGTCACGCGCCGCAAGCCGACCAGCCCAAGGAGCGAACCCCCATGCCGGTCCCTGCCCCGTCCTCCCAGATCGACGCCGCCACCGCCGCCGTCCCCCGGCCCCGCCGGAGCACCGCCGCCGGCCTGCCGCGGATCGACGACCCCCGGGAGATGGCCCCCGCGGACGCCCGCGAACTGTCGCGGGTCTTCTTCAAGCGGCTCCGCGAGCTCACCGAGGGCACCCCGGAGTACCAGTACGTCCGCAACACGCTGATCGAGATGAACGCCTCACTCGTCCAGTACGCCGTCCGCCGCTTCCGCACCCGCGGCGAGGGCGGCGACATGGAGGACATCGTCCAGGTCGGCACGATCGGCCTGATCAAGGCCATCGACCGGTTCGACCCGAGCCGGGAGAACGAGTTCTCCACCCTCGCCATGCCGTACATCACCGGCGAGATCAAGCGGCACTTCCGTGACACCAGCTGGGCCGTCCACGTGCCGCGCCGGCTCCAGGAGCTGCGCATCGACATCGCGAAGGCCAAGGAGGAGCTGACCGTCCGCCTGGACCGCTCCCCGACCGTCGCCGATCTCGCCGAGCACCTCGACCTCAGCGCCGACGAGGTCGTCGAGGGCCTGGTGGCCGCCAACGGCCACACCTCCGGCTCGCTCGACGCCCCGCACACCGAGCACAGCGACGGCCCGACCGAGGGCCACACCCTCGCCGACGTCATGGGCGAGGACGAGCCGGCGATGGAACTCGTCGAGGACATCCAGTCCCTGGCCCCGCTCCTCGAACAGCTCACGGACCGTGAGCGCCGGATGCTCCAGATGCGCTTCGGCGAGGAGCTCACCCAGGCCCAGATCGGCGCCGCGCTCGGCATCTCCCAGATGCAGGTTTCGCGTCTGCTGACGCGGCTCCTGGCTCATCTGCGCGACTCCATGCTGGCCGACGCGGACCACACCGAGGGATCGGCCGCGCACGCCGCCTGACCTTCGGACCGCCGCGCCCGACCCCCCGGCCCGGCCCGCGTCGCGCGGCCAGGGCCGCCTCACCCGGCCGCACCCCCCTCGCTCTCGGGGTGCCGCCGGGTGAAGCGGTGCCACGGGCGCGCGGGTCGCGGCTTCACGACCTCGGCCTCGGCCTCTCGCCGGGTGAAGCGGTGCCACCAGTGCGTACGCCGCGGATGCACGGCCCGCCCCAGCCGCCGCCCCAACAGCAGGTAGCCGAGCAGCGCGCCCGTCGTGTTCAGGATCACGTCGTCGACGTCGAAGGCCCGCCCCGTGACCAGGGCCCCCTGGACGAGCTCGACGAGGGTCATCACGACCGTCGTGCACAGCACGACGCGCGCGAGACCGCGGACCTGCGGCACCAGCACCGGCAGCAGCACCCCGAACGGCACCCCCAGCAGCAGGTTCCCGCCGATCTGACGCGCGGCCTCGCGGGCCGTGCCGTGATTGACGTAGGCACGGATCGACTGCCCCGGGTGCACGTTGCTGTACGTCAGCGCCTCCGAAGCCGGGGAGGGCTCCAGCGTCAGCCGGGCGAGCACCACGCTGAAGGCCACCGTCGCCCCCAGCGCGGCCGCCATCGCGAGTGCCCGCAGCGCCGGATGCGCTCCCGTCCCGGGTACCGGATTCCTGTGCCGTATCGGATTCATGGGCACCGTATGCCCAGCCATCGCGGCCCGACCCGTGGTAACCCCGGCCGATCGCAGGCCGTGCTCGCGGGGTCGACGAACGCCGGTGCGCGTGAGGGGCATCACGTCGCCGCTCGCACCGGCGTGAGGTGGATCACCTTGGCGTTTGCGGTGGTTGAGGGAGGGCACCCGGGCCCCTGGAACGGAACCTTCCGCTTGCCGTCGACGCGGCGCGCGCGAGGGCGGGCGGATCCCGCATCGCTCCACAGCCCGCCGACCCCATCGGCGCGCCGTACCCGTCACGACCCGCGAGGTGCATGTGTCCACGCTCCAGGCCGAGCACGTCTACAAGGTGTTCGGCAGACACCCCGATGGCGCCGCCGACGCCGTCCGCGCTCTCGAACGCGGCGCCGACCGCGACGAGCTCCGCGCCGACGGAACGACGGCCGCTGTGATCGACGCGTCCTTCAGCGTCGAACCCGGCCAGATCTTCGTCGTCATGGGGCTGTCCGGATCCGGCAAGTCCACGCTGCTGCGCATGCTCAACGGACTGCTGGAGCCCACCTCGGGACGCATCCTCTTCGACGGCGAGGACCTCACCGCGCTCACCGCGCGCGAGCTGCGCCGGGTCCGCTCCACCAAGATCAGCATGGTGTTCCAGCACTTCGCGCTGTTTCCGCACCGCGACGTCCTGGCGAACGCCGCGTACGGACTGGAGGTCCAGGGCGTCCCCCGGGCCGAGCGCGAACGGCGCGCCGCCGAGGCGCTCGAGCTGTGCGGGCTCGGCGGTTGGGAGAACTCCTGGCCCGACGAGCTGTCCGGCGGCATGCAGCAGCGCGTGGGCCTCGCCCGCGCCCTCGCCACCGACGCCGACCTGCTGCTGATGGACGAGTCCTTCAGCGCCCTCGACCCGCTGATCCGCCGCGACATGCAGGATCAGCTGCTCGAACTCCAGCGGCGCCTGAAGAAGACCATCGTCTTCATCACCCACGACCTCAACGAGGCCATGCGCCTCGGCGACGGCATCGCCGTCATGCGCGACGGCCGGATCGTCCAGCTGGGCACCGCCGAGGACATCCTGATGCGGCCGGCCGACGACTACGTGGCCTCCTTCATCCAGGACGTCGACCGTTCCCGCGTCCTCACGGCGGACGCCGTCATGGACGTCCCGCTCCCGGACGCCGACGCCTGTGCCTGTCCGACGGTCGGCACCGACACCCCGCTCGCCGAACTGTGCGCCGTCAGCGCCCGGGTCCCGCACCCGGTCGCCGTCACCGACAAGGAGGGCGCCGTGGTCGGCTCCGTGCCGCAGGACCGCCTCATCGCCTTCATCGGCGACGAACAACGGCCCCCGATGCACTGCGCGGAGGTGGCAGCCTGATGCCCCGCCTGCACCTCGGCGCCTGGGTCGACAGCGGTGTCGACTTCCTCCAGCGCCACCTGTCCTGGCTGTTCGACGCCATCAGCACGGTGGTCACCGGCCTCTACGACGGCATCGACGCCGTCCTGAACGCCCCCGCGCCCCTGCTGTTCGCCGGCATCCTCGCCGTCGCCGCCTGGTGGCTGCGCGGCCTGCTCGCCGCGCTCCTGGCCTTCGTGGGCTTCGCACTCGTCGACTCCGTCGGCCTGTGGTCCGAAGCCATGTCCACGCTCTCCCTCGTGCTGGTCGCCACCCTGGTCACGCTGTTCTTCGCGGTCCCGCTGGGCATCTGGGCCTCCCGCTCCGACCGGGTCAGCGCCGTCCTGCGGCCCGTCCTGGACTTCATGCAGACCATGCCGGCCATGGTCTACCTGATCCCCGGCATCATCTTCTTCGGCGTGGGCGTCGTGCCCGGCATCATCGCCACGATCATCTTCTCGCTGCCGCCCGGCGTCAGGATGACCGAACTCGGCATCCGGCAGGTCGACGGCGAACTGGTCGAGGCGGCCGACGCCTTCGGCACCACCCCGCGCGACACCCTGGTACGGGTCCAGCTCCCGCTGGCCCTGCCCACCATCATGGCCGGCATCAACCAGGTCATCATGCTGGGCCTGTCCATGGTCGTCATCGCCGGCATGGTCGGCGGCGGCGGACTCGGCGGAGCCGTCTACCGGGCCATCGGCAACGTCGACATCGGCCTCGGCTTCGAGGCCGGCATCTCCATCGTCATCCTCGCCATGTACCTGGACCGGATGACCGGCGCCCTCGGCCGCCAGGTCTCCCCGCTCGGCCGGCGCGCCCTGGCCAAGACCCAGGCCGCCGCGCGCGGCGCCGCCAAGCTGTGGAACCACCGGCCCCAGCCCGCGTACGCGGTCACCGGAGCCGTGGTCCTCGCCCTCGTCGCGGGTGGTCTCGGCGCCTTCGGCGGCTCGGACCAGCCGAAGACCACGGCGAGCGGCGCCGAGAACGTCGGCAAGGGCCGCAAGATCAACCTCGGCTACATCCCGTGGGACGAGGGCATCGCCTCCACCTTCCTCTGGAAGGAACTGCTGGAGCGGCGCGGCTTCGAGGTCGACGCCCGCCAGCTGGAGGCCGGCGCGCTCTACACCGGCCTGGCCGGTGGACAGATCGACTTCCAGACCGACTCCTGGCTGCCCGTCACCCACGCGAAGTACTGGGAGAAGTACGGGAAGAAGCTGGAGGACCTGGGCTCCTGGTACGGTCCGACCTCGCTGGAGCTGGCCGTTCCCTCGTACATGAAGGACGTGCGCTCGCTCGCCGACCTCAAGGGCAAGTCCGGGCAGTTCAAGGGCCGGATCATCGGCATCGAGCCGAGCGCCGGCGAGATGTCGATCCTCAAGGACAAGGTGCTCGGGGAGTACGGCCTCGACGGCGAGTACAAGGTCGTCGACGGCTCCACCCCGGGCATGCTCGCCGAGCTGAAGCGGGCCTACGAGAAGAAGGAGCCCGTCGCGGTCGTCCTGTGGTCCCCGCACTGGGCCTACTCCTCCTACCAGCTCACCAAGTTGGAGGACCCCAAGGGGGCCTGGGGCAAGGGCGACGGCATCCACACCCTGGCCCGCAAGGACTTCGGCTCGGACGAGCCCGAGGTCGCCAAGTGGCTGCGCTCCTTCAAGCTGACCGAGGAGCAGCTGACCGGCCTGGAAGCCAAGATCCAGGAGGCCGGCAAGGGCAAGGAACAGCAGGCGGTCCGCACCTGGCTGACCGATCACCCCGAGATCGACAAACTGGCCTGAGCACCGCGAGGCGCCGGCGCGCGGAGGAGACGGTACGTTCCTCCGCACGCCGGCGCTTCCGTGCGTCCGGGCCGCGGTTCAGCGGATCCGGACCGGTGGTTCGGCGGATCCGGCCGCGGTTCAGCCGACCCGGACCCGCGGTTCGGCAGGAGCCGGTACGGGCTCGGCCGGGCCCGCCGCCCGGCGCGGCGGCAGCGGCCACCAGATGCTCCACCCCAGCAGCGCCGCCAGCGCCGGGACCAGTGCGATCGACAGGACGAAGGCCGAGAGCAGGATCCCGAGCGCCGTCGCGAAACCGATCTGCTGCGTCGCCGACCCGGGACCGACGGCCAGGCTGCCGAACGAGGCGGCCAGCACCAGGCCCGCCGTCGCGATCGTCGGAGCGGTGTGCCGCACCGCGCGGGCCACCGCCGCACGGGCCGGACCGGGCCGCTCCATCTCCTCCCGGATCCGGTCGCCGATCAGGATGTTGTAGTCGGTGCCCAACGCGACCACGAACAGGAACAGCACCAGCGGCAGCGTGAAGTCCACCCCGGACCGGCCCAGGGCGTGCTGGAAGACCAGCGCCGAGGCGCCCAGGGTGGCGGCGAAGCCCAACCCCACGGAGATCATCAGGACGGCCGGGGCGAGCAGGCTGCGCAACAGCACCAGCAGGATGAGCGTGATCAGGACCGCCGCCACCGGGAAGACCACCCTCAGGTCCTTGTCCACGGCCTTCGAGATGTCCGCGAACACCGCCGCGGTCCCGCCGACATGCGCCTCGGTACCGGCCGGCCGGTGCGCGGCCACCGTGTTCCGGATCGGCCCCGAGACCAGGTCGCGGACCTCCTGCCGATGGGGATCGGCCGTCGGGAACACGTCGATCCGGGCCGCCTTCCGGTCCTCGCTCAGGACGGTCGGGGCCACCTGACCCACCCCGTCGACCGCGGTGAGCGCCTCGGCGAGCCCCCCGAGCCGCTCCGCGCTCAGCACGCCCCCGTCGGAGGCGGTGACGTAGACGCCGGTGGGGTCGGACACCCCGGCCGGCAGCGCGCCGGCGATCTCCGCCGCCGTGCCCGCCGCGGCCGTGCGCTCCCCGTCCCCGCCGCTCTGCCCGTAGTCCATCCGCATCCCCACCAGCCCCGCCGCCAGCGCCCCCAACAAGGCCACCGAGGCGAACACCACCGTGAGGGGGCGTCGGGCCACCCGGTCGCCCATCCGCGCGGCCACACCCTCGCGGGGCTGCCCCTTCAACCCCCGGGAGGGCCAGAACATCCTGCGCCCGGCGACGGCGAGGATCGCCGGCATCAGGGTCAGACTGCCGACCAGCATCACCAGTACGGCCACGGCGATGGCCGGACCCAGGACCCGGAACTGGCCGAACGTGGCCACCCCGAGCGTGGAGAACGCCGCCACGATGGTCAGCGCCGCCGAGGTGATCGCCGTGCCCACCCGGCCCGCCACCTCCGCCGCCGCGGCCCGACCGGACTGCTGTGGCCGATCGCGCAACTGCTCGCGGAAGCGGAACAGCAGGAACAGGAAGTAGTCGATGCCGATGCCCACCAGCACCACGTTGATCAATTGGGGTGTGGACGGGTCGAGATCGATCCCGGCCAGCACGGCCGAACCGACCACGGCGCCCGCCGCCGCGCCCCCGATCACACTCACCGCGAGCAGCGGAAGTAGCGCCGCCAGGAAGCTGCGGAAGACGAGGACGTGCAGCAGCACGATCACCACGACCATCACGATGCCCACGACGGTCGAACGGGTCTTGCCGGCGTCCGCGGAGTCCACGGTGTCGGCCAGGCCACCGGTGAACCCGGTCCGCAGCCCCGCCTCCGCGAACTCGGCCCGCGCCTGCTCCCGGAAGGCGCGGTACAGGTCCTGCACCCCGGGATCCGTGGGGTTTCCGGTCAGCTCCACGGACAGCAACCGGAATCCCCGATCCGGGGCCGTCACGACCGGTTCGACCAGGGGCCGTTGGGAGTGGTCCCGCGCGAACGGAAGCGCGTCCTCGGACCGGGGCATCACGACCGGGCGCCGGGCCAGCTTCGCGGCCTCCGCGTCGATGCGCCGCTCGTCGGCGGCGGTCAGCGGTTCCCCGTCGGCGCGGGCCACCAGCACGGTGGAGGGGTTGGCGTCGGGCCTGGCCCCGAAGTGCCGCTCGGCGACCCGCAACGCGGCGGCCGAGTCGTAGTCGGCCGGCAGGAAGGCGCCCGACGAGGCCTGGGTGGCGCGGAAGACGAGTGCCTGGCCCAGCAGGGCCAGGGCGATGCCCAGCACCGCCCACAGCGCGATCACCTTCCACGGACTTCGGGTGGCGTAGCCGGTCAGGGCGCGGATCACGTGATCCTCCGTAACGGGAGTCGAAGCCGGGGTTTCCCGGCTGCTCCCAGCCCATCACCGGACGGCTTCCGAAGCGTCGGCGCCCGGGATGAGCCCGCACCCGGGCCCCGGGTCCGGGGGAGGGCCCGAACCAGGACCCTGGTCCCGGGTGGGGGATCCACCCCCGGGCCCGGGCGCCGCGGTCGCCCCGATGGGAGAATGGATCACCTACGTGACCCGGGGCGCGGCGGTACGGACCGGTGCGGTCGGCGAGGAGGGGGGCCGGTCGGCATGAGCACGCGTCGAGGGGGCGACCCGTACGTCCCGCGCGGCCCGCGGGCCCTGGCGCAGGGGTTCACCTGGACCCGCAATGACGCCCTGGTGGCCATCGGGTCCGGCGCGGTGGACCTGACCGGCTACTCGATCGGGACCATGGACGCCGGACTGACCCTCAGCGTCCCCGCGTTCGGCCTGTTGGTGCTCGCCTCGCTGGCCCTGCCGGCCCGGCGCCGGCACCCGGTGGGCGTGTTCGCGGCGGCACTCGTCCTCGCCGCGGTCTTCAATCTGGTCAGCCCCCTCTCCCCGGGGTTCACGGCCAACCTGGCCGTCGCCCTGTACTCGGTCGCCATGACGCGCGGCCCCGCCGCGGTCACGGCCGGTGCCCTGGCCGTCCTGCCGATCCCGCTCATCGGCCGCAACGGGCGGTGGGTCGACGCGGGCTGGGGTGTCTTCGGCAACCTCGTCGCGGCGGTCATCGTCGTCGCCGCGGGTGTCGCGGTCCGCCGCCGGCAGCACGAGGTCGCGGCGCACCGCAAGTTGCTCGCCGACCGCGCGGTGGCCGAGGAACGCCGCCGCATCGCCCGCGAACTGCACGACATCGTGGCCCACCACATCACCACCATGCAGCTGATGGCCGGCGGGGCCCGGGCCAACCTCGCCCACGACCCGGAGGCAGCCCGGGACGCCCTGGTCACCCTGGAGGGCTCGGGGCGGATGGCGCTGCGCGAGATGCGTCAACTGCTCGACGTGCTGCGGGCCGGGGAGGAACCCGAACACACCCCGCCCGCCCCGCAACCAGGGGCGGGGGACCTGGGCCGGATCATCACCGAGTCCCGACTGGCGGGGATGGAGACCCGGTTCACCGTCCACGGCCGGGCCCGGCCCCTGCCGCCGACGGTCGGCCTGACGGTCTTCCGGATCGTGCAGGAGGCCCTGACCAACGCCCGCAAGCACGCGGGACCCGCACGGGCCGACGTGCGCCTGACGTACGGCCCGGACGAGATCACGGTGGAGGTCAGCGACGACGGGGCGGGCGTGCCGCCGCCCCGCCCGCTCCCCTCGGCGTCGGAGCCCGGCGCCGGGTACGGTCTGGTGGGAATGCGTGAACGAGTCGCCCTGCAAGGCGGCACCCTGGAGGCCGCGCCGATCGACGGCGGCGGCTTCCGGGTGGCGGCCCGCATGCCGGCGACATCGGGCGCGGCCGGGGGAGAGGGAGAGTGACACAGCGATGATCCGTGTGCTGATCGCCGACGACCAGCCGCTGGTGCGGCGGGGTCTGGCGCTGATCCTGGCCCCCGACCCGGACGTCGAGGTCGTGGGGGAGGCCGGGGACGGCGCCGAGGCCGTGGACCTCGCCGGGCGACTGCGGCCCGACGTGGTGGTCATGGACATCCGCATGCCCGTCCTGGACGGGGTGCGGGCCACCGCGGAACTGGCCCGGGTCCGCCCCGAGTCCCGTGTACTGGCCCTCAGTACCTTCGACATGGACGAGTACGTGGTCGCCGCGCTGCGGGCCGGCGCGCACGGGTTCCTGCCCAAGGACGTCTCCCCCGAGGAGCTGATCGCGGCGGTCCGCACCGTCCACACCGGCGAGGCCGTCGTGGCGCCCCGCCTGCTGACCCGCCTGATCTCCACCTACGTACGGGCTCCCGACCCCCGTACGAGGCCCGCCGGCACCACGGCCCTGCCGGACGGACTCACCCCGCGCGAGCTGGAGATCTGGCGGCTGTTGGCTCACGGCCTCGACAACGCCGAGATCGCCCGGGACCTGGACATCAGCGTCTCGACGGTCAAGAACCACATCACCGGCATCTTCGGCAAGTTGGGCGTACGCGACCGCGCGCAGGCGGTGATCGCGGCGTACGAACGGGGCCTGGTCGAGGTCGAACGGAGGATCACTTGATCACCAAGTGCCCGCAGAGGCCCGGAATCGACCTGCTGACCCTACCTCTGACCAGCCGGAACACTGGATGATTCGTCCATGTGTACGAGGCGTCGCGCATGGCACAGTGCCAGCAGCACAACCGCCGGACCAGGGAGCCTCCATGCGTGACCCGCACTCGATTCCGCCGACGCTCGTGGCCGAGCCCGAGTGCCCGCGCCGACCGAGCCCGTTGCCCGCCTGTCCGGTCTGCACCGGGACGCCGGAACGGATCTCCTGGCGTCAGCGCCCTGGAGAGCCCGTCGTGCTGGTCTTCGAACCCTGCGGCCACCGCCACTCGTCCCCGGCGCCGCCCCTGCTGGTCGTGACCCCGCCGGTCCCCGTCAGGGAGTGAGGAAGGAGGCGATCCGCGCGGCGAACGCCCCCTCGCCCAGGATCTCGATCCCGGCCGCCTCGGCCTTGGCGACCTTGCCGCCCGCCTTCTCGCCCGCCACCAGCAGGGTGGTCTTCCCCGATATGCCGCTCGCGGACTTCCCGCCCGCCCGCTCGATCAGCTCGCGCACCTTGTCCCGGGTGT
This region of Streptomyces sp. NBC_00513 genomic DNA includes:
- a CDS encoding MMPL family transporter — encoded protein: MIRALTGYATRSPWKVIALWAVLGIALALLGQALVFRATQASSGAFLPADYDSAAALRVAERHFGARPDANPSTVLVARADGEPLTAADERRIDAEAAKLARRPVVMPRSEDALPFARDHSQRPLVEPVVTAPDRGFRLLSVELTGNPTDPGVQDLYRAFREQARAEFAEAGLRTGFTGGLADTVDSADAGKTRSTVVGIVMVVVIVLLHVLVFRSFLAALLPLLAVSVIGGAAAGAVVGSAVLAGIDLDPSTPQLINVVLVGIGIDYFLFLLFRFREQLRDRPQQSGRAAAAEVAGRVGTAITSAALTIVAAFSTLGVATFGQFRVLGPAIAVAVLVMLVGSLTLMPAILAVAGRRMFWPSRGLKGQPREGVAARMGDRVARRPLTVVFASVALLGALAAGLVGMRMDYGQSGGDGERTAAAGTAAEIAGALPAGVSDPTGVYVTASDGGVLSAERLGGLAEALTAVDGVGQVAPTVLSEDRKAARIDVFPTADPHRQEVRDLVSGPIRNTVAAHRPAGTEAHVGGTAAVFADISKAVDKDLRVVFPVAAVLITLILLVLLRSLLAPAVLMISVGLGFAATLGASALVFQHALGRSGVDFTLPLVLFLFVVALGTDYNILIGDRIREEMERPGPARAAVARAVRHTAPTIATAGLVLAASFGSLAVGPGSATQQIGFATALGILLSAFVLSIALVPALAALLGWSIWWPLPPRRAAGPAEPVPAPAEPRVRVG
- a CDS encoding sensor histidine kinase, translating into MSTRRGGDPYVPRGPRALAQGFTWTRNDALVAIGSGAVDLTGYSIGTMDAGLTLSVPAFGLLVLASLALPARRRHPVGVFAAALVLAAVFNLVSPLSPGFTANLAVALYSVAMTRGPAAVTAGALAVLPIPLIGRNGRWVDAGWGVFGNLVAAVIVVAAGVAVRRRQHEVAAHRKLLADRAVAEERRRIARELHDIVAHHITTMQLMAGGARANLAHDPEAARDALVTLEGSGRMALREMRQLLDVLRAGEEPEHTPPAPQPGAGDLGRIITESRLAGMETRFTVHGRARPLPPTVGLTVFRIVQEALTNARKHAGPARADVRLTYGPDEITVEVSDDGAGVPPPRPLPSASEPGAGYGLVGMRERVALQGGTLEAAPIDGGGFRVAARMPATSGAAGGEGE
- a CDS encoding response regulator transcription factor is translated as MIRVLIADDQPLVRRGLALILAPDPDVEVVGEAGDGAEAVDLAGRLRPDVVVMDIRMPVLDGVRATAELARVRPESRVLALSTFDMDEYVVAALRAGAHGFLPKDVSPEELIAAVRTVHTGEAVVAPRLLTRLISTYVRAPDPRTRPAGTTALPDGLTPRELEIWRLLAHGLDNAEIARDLDISVSTVKNHITGIFGKLGVRDRAQAVIAAYERGLVEVERRIT